In the Halichoerus grypus chromosome 4, mHalGry1.hap1.1, whole genome shotgun sequence genome, one interval contains:
- the LOC118541125 gene encoding tropomyosin-like encodes MELQEIQLKEAKHIAEEADRKYEEVARKLMIIEGDLERPEERAELAESHCREMDEQVRRMDQNLKCLRAAEGKYSQKEDKYEEEIKILTDKLKEAETRAEFAERSVAKLEKTIDDLEDKLKCTKGSTSVHKGC; translated from the coding sequence atggaactCCAGGAAATCCAACTCAAAGAGGCCAAGCACATAGCAGAAGAGGCAGATCGGAAGTATGAAGAGGTGGCTCGGAAGCTGATGATTATTGAGGGGGACTTGGAACGCCCAGAGGAACGAGCTGAGCTGGCAGAGTCCCATTGCAGGGAGATGGATGAGCAGGTCAGGCGGATGGACCAGAACCTTAAGTGTCTGAGGGCTGCTGAAGGAAAGTATTCTCAAAAGGAAGACAAATACGAGGAAGAGATAAAGATTCTCACGGATAAACTCAAGGAGGCAGAGACCCGTGCTGAGTTTGCTGAGAGATCGGTAGCCAAGCTGGAGAAGACAATTGATGATTTGGAAGATAAGCTGAAATGCACAAAGGGGAGCACCTCTGTACACAAAGGATGCTGA